One window of Actinomycetes bacterium genomic DNA carries:
- the tyrS gene encoding tyrosine--tRNA ligase: protein MTHVLDDLRWRGLLAMSTDEQALRTALDAGPVTFYVGFDPTAPSLHFGHLVQVLTARRLQLAGHRPLALVGGATGLIGDPKDTGERSMNDPDVVAGWVGRLRAQIEPFLEFTGENAAEMVDNLDWTASLGTIEFLRDVGKHFSVNRMLDREAVAVRLATSGISYTEFSYVLLQSNDYLQLHRRYGCSLQLGGSDQWGNITAGCELIRRVAGARVHALATPLMTKADGTKYGKTEGGTIWLDPAMTTPYAFYQFFVTVEDANVGSLLRVFSFRDREQIEELEQAAKERPAAREAQRALAEEVTTLVHGASAAAQAAAASRALFGHGDLEGLEPATLDAALREAPHVVVPAAGSPSVVDLLTDAGLVGSRSAARRAVEEGGAYVNNLRVTDAEAIVPDEAWLFGRYLVLRRGKRSVGGAIREG from the coding sequence GTGACCCACGTCCTCGACGACCTCAGATGGCGCGGCCTGCTCGCGATGTCCACCGACGAGCAGGCCCTGCGCACCGCGCTCGACGCAGGCCCGGTGACCTTCTACGTCGGCTTCGACCCCACGGCGCCGAGCCTGCACTTCGGGCATCTGGTCCAGGTGCTCACGGCACGCCGGCTCCAGCTCGCCGGGCACCGGCCGCTCGCGCTGGTGGGGGGCGCCACAGGCCTGATCGGGGACCCCAAGGACACCGGGGAACGCAGCATGAACGACCCCGACGTCGTCGCCGGCTGGGTCGGGCGGCTGCGCGCCCAGATCGAGCCCTTCCTCGAGTTCACGGGGGAGAACGCGGCCGAGATGGTGGACAACCTGGACTGGACGGCCTCCTTGGGGACCATCGAGTTCCTGCGCGACGTCGGCAAGCACTTCAGCGTCAACCGCATGCTCGACCGGGAGGCCGTCGCCGTGCGCCTCGCCACGAGCGGGATCAGCTACACCGAGTTCAGCTACGTCCTGCTGCAGAGCAACGACTACCTCCAGCTCCACCGGCGCTACGGATGCTCACTCCAGCTCGGCGGCAGCGACCAGTGGGGCAACATCACGGCCGGCTGCGAGCTCATCCGTCGCGTGGCGGGCGCCCGGGTCCACGCCCTCGCGACCCCGCTGATGACCAAGGCCGACGGCACCAAGTACGGCAAGACCGAGGGCGGGACGATCTGGCTCGACCCGGCCATGACCACGCCGTACGCGTTCTACCAGTTCTTCGTCACGGTGGAGGACGCGAACGTCGGGTCGCTGCTCCGGGTCTTCAGCTTCCGCGACCGCGAGCAGATCGAGGAGCTCGAGCAGGCCGCGAAGGAGCGCCCGGCGGCGAGGGAGGCCCAGCGTGCCCTGGCCGAGGAGGTCACCACGTTGGTGCACGGGGCCTCCGCCGCGGCGCAGGCCGCAGCCGCGTCTCGAGCCCTGTTCGGACACGGGGACCTCGAGGGCCTCGAGCCGGCAACGCTGGACGCGGCGCTGCGTGAGGCCCCGCACGTCGTGGTGCCCGCCGCCGGCTCACCCAGCGTCGTCGACCTGCTCACCGATGCCGGGCTGGTCGGGTCACGGTCCGCGGCCCGACGCGCCGTGGAGGAGGGCGGCGCCTACGTCAACAACCTGCGCGTCACCGACGCCGAGGCCATCGTCCCCGACGAGGCGTGGCTGTTCGGCCGCTACCTGGTCCTGCGCCGCGGGAAGCGCTCGGTCGGTGGGGCCATCCGCGAGGGCTGA
- a CDS encoding arginine repressor, with amino-acid sequence MTVVGTKAARHQRIIEVLGRHRVRSQADLAEALAVDGFSVTQATLSRDLDELGAVKVRDGDGGLVYVVPEEPGLAGGPTVEAERLRRRFEELLVSVDASANLVVLRTPPGGAMLLASAIDHSLLPGVIGTVAGDDTILLVTDETTGGARVAADILALLSGQPAPAATKDRTHQPTRRGTQ; translated from the coding sequence GTGACCGTCGTAGGGACCAAGGCCGCGCGCCATCAGCGCATCATCGAGGTGCTCGGCCGACACCGGGTTCGCTCACAGGCCGACCTCGCCGAGGCGCTCGCCGTCGACGGCTTCTCGGTCACCCAGGCGACGCTGTCGCGCGACCTCGACGAGCTGGGCGCGGTCAAGGTGCGCGACGGCGACGGCGGGCTCGTGTACGTCGTGCCGGAGGAGCCCGGCCTCGCCGGCGGGCCCACGGTCGAAGCCGAGCGGCTGCGACGTCGCTTCGAGGAGCTGCTCGTGAGCGTCGACGCCAGCGCCAACCTCGTGGTCCTGCGCACCCCGCCGGGCGGGGCGATGCTCCTCGCGTCGGCGATCGACCACTCGCTGCTCCCCGGCGTCATCGGCACCGTCGCCGGAGACGACACGATCCTGCTCGTCACCGACGAGACCACCGGGGGCGCGCGGGTCGCCGCCGACATCCTCGCCCTGCTCTCGGGGCAGCCCGCTCCGGCGGCGACCAAGGACCGCACCCATCAACCGACCAGGAGAGGCACCCAGTGA
- a CDS encoding argininosuccinate synthase, with translation MTERVVLAYSGGLDTSVAIGWIAEATGAEVIAVAVDVGQGGEDLEVIRERALACGAVEAEVADARTEFAEQYCLPALAANALYMDRYPLVSALSRPLIVKHLVAAARTHGASVVSHGCTGKGNDQVRFEVGIGALAPDLTCVAPVRDYAMTRDKAIEWAEEHDLPIETTKKSPYSIDQNLWGRAVETGFLEDIWNGPIEDVYAYTQDPAQVRPADEVVITFERGVPVALDGAAVTPLAAIQQLNTRAGAQGVGRLDLVEDRLVGIKSREVYEAPGAIALITAHQELENVTVERDLARFKRGVEQRWSELVYDGLWFSPLKRALDHFVAEVQEHVSGDVRMTLQGGRAVVTGRRSEASLYDFNLATYDTGDTFDQSLAKGFVQIWGLPSKIAARRDLGGGVA, from the coding sequence GTGACCGAGCGCGTCGTCCTCGCATACTCCGGAGGGCTGGACACCTCCGTCGCCATCGGCTGGATCGCCGAGGCGACCGGGGCCGAGGTGATCGCCGTGGCCGTCGACGTCGGCCAAGGCGGGGAGGACCTCGAGGTGATCCGCGAGCGCGCCCTGGCGTGCGGCGCGGTGGAGGCGGAGGTGGCGGACGCGCGTACCGAGTTCGCCGAGCAGTACTGCCTGCCGGCGCTCGCGGCGAACGCGCTCTACATGGACCGCTATCCGCTCGTCTCGGCGCTGTCCCGTCCCCTCATCGTCAAGCACCTCGTGGCCGCAGCGCGCACCCACGGGGCGTCCGTCGTGTCGCACGGCTGCACGGGCAAGGGCAACGACCAGGTGCGCTTCGAGGTCGGCATCGGCGCGCTCGCCCCCGACCTGACCTGTGTCGCGCCGGTCCGCGACTACGCGATGACGCGGGACAAGGCGATCGAGTGGGCCGAGGAGCACGACCTGCCCATCGAGACCACGAAGAAGTCGCCGTACTCCATCGACCAGAACCTCTGGGGCCGGGCGGTCGAGACCGGCTTCCTGGAGGACATCTGGAACGGCCCGATCGAGGACGTCTACGCCTACACGCAGGACCCGGCGCAGGTGCGTCCGGCCGACGAGGTGGTCATCACCTTCGAGCGTGGGGTCCCCGTCGCCCTCGACGGCGCCGCGGTCACGCCGCTCGCCGCGATCCAGCAGCTCAACACCCGGGCGGGAGCACAGGGTGTGGGTCGGCTCGACCTCGTCGAGGACCGGCTGGTCGGCATCAAGAGCCGCGAGGTGTACGAGGCACCGGGGGCGATCGCGCTCATCACGGCCCACCAGGAGCTGGAGAACGTGACGGTCGAGCGCGACCTCGCGCGCTTCAAGCGGGGCGTCGAGCAGCGCTGGAGCGAGCTGGTCTACGACGGCCTGTGGTTCAGCCCGCTCAAGCGGGCGCTGGACCACTTCGTCGCCGAGGTCCAGGAGCACGTGTCCGGCGACGTGCGCATGACGCTGCAGGGGGGTCGGGCGGTGGTGACCGGACGCCGCAGCGAGGCGTCGCTCTACGACTTCAACCTCGCGACCTACGACACCGGGGACACCTTCGACCAGTCCCTCGCCAAGGGCTTCGTCCAGATCTGGGGGCTCCCGAGCAAGATCGCGGCCCGTCGCGACCTCGGCGGCGGCGTTGCCTGA
- the argH gene encoding argininosuccinate lyase, producing MPEVRLWGGRFASGPADALAALSVSVHFDWRLAPYDLAASRAHARVLHRAGLLDRAELASMLDGLDRLEEAVADGSFRPTDADEDVHTALERGLLEILGPLGGRLRAGRSRNDQVATDLRLYLRDHARLVGRQVLALQRALLEQAVAHVDTAAPGFTHLQHAQPVSFGHELAKHVHALARDVDRLRDWDRRAASSPLGAGALAGSSLPLDPEATARELGFDGAAANSIDAVSDRDFAAEFCFVAALLGVHLSRLGEEVCLWTSREFGWARLDDAWSTGSSIMPQKKNPDVAELARGKAGRLVGNLTGLLVALKGLPFGYNRDLQEDKEGVFDSVETLLLVLPAMTGMVATLRFDTEVMAAAAPAGHALATDIAEWLVRQGVAFREAHEIAGSCVRAAEARGVDVADLDAGALAQVSPLLTPDVREVLTVSGALAARSAYGGTAPDRVREQLAALGALLEEEAAWLGAPPGP from the coding sequence TTGCCTGAGGTCCGCCTCTGGGGGGGCCGGTTCGCGTCCGGGCCGGCGGACGCCCTGGCGGCGCTGTCGGTGTCGGTGCACTTCGACTGGCGACTGGCGCCGTACGACCTCGCGGCGTCGCGCGCCCACGCCCGGGTGCTGCACCGGGCCGGGCTCCTCGACCGCGCCGAGCTGGCGAGCATGCTGGACGGGCTCGACCGCCTCGAGGAGGCCGTGGCCGACGGGTCGTTCCGCCCCACTGACGCCGACGAGGACGTCCACACCGCGCTGGAGCGCGGGCTGCTCGAGATCCTCGGCCCGCTCGGCGGTCGGCTGCGGGCCGGTCGCAGCCGCAACGACCAGGTGGCCACCGACCTGCGCCTCTACCTGCGCGACCACGCCCGGCTCGTGGGACGCCAGGTCCTCGCCCTGCAGCGGGCCCTGCTGGAACAGGCAGTGGCGCACGTCGACACGGCCGCCCCGGGGTTCACCCACCTGCAGCACGCCCAACCGGTGAGCTTCGGCCACGAGCTCGCCAAGCACGTCCACGCCCTGGCCCGCGACGTCGACCGACTGCGGGACTGGGATCGCCGGGCGGCGTCCTCGCCGCTGGGCGCCGGGGCGCTCGCGGGGTCGTCGCTACCGCTGGACCCCGAGGCGACCGCGCGCGAGCTCGGCTTCGACGGCGCCGCCGCCAACTCGATCGACGCGGTGAGCGACCGGGACTTCGCCGCCGAGTTCTGCTTCGTCGCGGCCCTGCTCGGGGTGCACCTCTCCCGCCTCGGCGAGGAGGTGTGCCTGTGGACCTCGCGGGAGTTCGGCTGGGCGCGGCTCGACGACGCCTGGTCGACGGGTTCCTCGATCATGCCGCAGAAGAAGAACCCCGACGTGGCCGAGCTCGCGCGGGGGAAGGCCGGCCGCCTGGTGGGCAACCTCACCGGCCTGCTCGTCGCCCTCAAGGGCCTTCCGTTCGGCTACAACCGGGACCTGCAGGAGGACAAGGAGGGCGTCTTCGACAGCGTGGAGACCCTCCTGCTCGTGCTGCCCGCGATGACCGGGATGGTCGCGACGCTGCGCTTCGACACCGAGGTGATGGCGGCGGCCGCCCCGGCCGGGCACGCGCTCGCCACCGACATCGCCGAGTGGCTGGTCCGCCAGGGCGTCGCCTTCCGCGAGGCGCACGAGATCGCCGGCTCGTGCGTGCGGGCCGCGGAGGCGCGCGGCGTGGACGTCGCCGACCTGGATGCCGGGGCGCTCGCCCAGGTGTCCCCCCTGCTCACCCCGGACGTCCGCGAGGTGCTGACCGTGTCGGGCGCGCTGGCCGCGCGCTCGGCGTACGGCGGCACCGCCCCTGACCGGGTGCGCGAGCAGCTGGCCGCCCTGGGGGCCCTGCTGGAGGAGGAGGCCGCCTGGCTCGGAGCACCCCCCGGTCCATGA
- a CDS encoding DNA-3-methyladenine glycosylase has translation MTAAPVLPRTFFAREVMTVARDLLGRHLEHDGVVVRLTEVEAYAGPDDPASHAYRGITPRNAVMFGPAGHLYVYFSYGMHWCANVVCGPDGAASAVLLRAGEVVEGLAVARSRRTTARGDAELARGPARLTAALGIGREHDGADLCRDGASITLTPGHPVPDLAVAHGPRVGVGAAADREWRLWVTGDPTVSAYRPGGRRRGGSAP, from the coding sequence ATGACCGCCGCACCCGTCCTCCCGAGGACGTTCTTCGCTCGCGAGGTGATGACGGTGGCCCGAGACCTGCTCGGGCGCCACCTGGAGCACGACGGCGTCGTCGTACGGCTCACCGAGGTGGAGGCCTACGCCGGACCGGACGACCCGGCCTCGCACGCCTACCGGGGGATCACCCCCCGCAACGCGGTCATGTTCGGGCCCGCGGGGCACCTCTACGTGTACTTCAGCTACGGCATGCACTGGTGCGCGAACGTGGTCTGTGGCCCGGACGGTGCGGCGTCGGCGGTCCTGCTGCGCGCGGGGGAGGTGGTCGAGGGGCTCGCCGTCGCACGCTCGCGCCGGACCACCGCCCGCGGTGACGCCGAGCTCGCCCGCGGTCCCGCCCGGCTGACGGCGGCGCTGGGGATCGGGCGGGAGCACGACGGCGCCGACCTGTGCCGCGACGGCGCCTCGATCACGCTCACCCCGGGGCACCCCGTACCCGACCTCGCGGTCGCCCACGGGCCGCGGGTGGGCGTGGGCGCCGCGGCCGACCGGGAGTGGCGCCTGTGGGTCACGGGGGACCCGACGGTCAGCGCGTACCGGCCGGGCGGGCGCCGTAGGGGAGGATCGGCGCCGTGA